In the Astatotilapia calliptera chromosome 5, fAstCal1.2, whole genome shotgun sequence genome, one interval contains:
- the frs3 gene encoding fibroblast growth factor receptor substrate 2: MGSCWSCLYRDPIRDNHLTKFKVTNVDDEGNELGSGIMELTQTELILHTRKRDAIRWPYLCLRRYGYDSNLFSFESGRRCQTGQGIFAFKCSRAEEIFNLLQELMQCNSINVVEESMMMSRSGHTPEMDMSRTPQTPNTPAFPIQAFPNGYPGYPIRGDSSQPSIADDHGHSLMGLEDQTHTYVNTVSMEGDLSMRHCVHSLPEVRPSTFPETTRGAMPVGGQGNPQSNLRCCPLEEHKDPQVFLQTSSQEVKFMLGPTPAQRHLLERERERHGHNPHNLQPVEGAASSETEGDEPSMHLCNSHSYHHFHHHMHRHLGHEHQEGCQSGELTYENINGLRSGRKQRLSPSSVSQSVGSSSSSSTGDSHSHSLLHGHGPTSLPPQGYSCERGMGGAHRRTALLNYENLPSLPPVWEYSALQRDDEQEEEDDDQDDEEYEEEEEDFDEYEFSEGPGTPNGYHQDGRGIHRDALQNYVNTEQVQPPRLRHACPPHPRPCHPDRGGRIFSFDFRRRSRSGVGGCEHSHMPPSRQLNYIQVDLEGEPPCQALSSGGAQTQPQHQRLPPKKCGPQAPRRSECYAVIDLKKTAAMSNLQKALPRDDGTSRKTRHNSTDLPL, encoded by the exons ATGGGGAGCTGTTGGAGCTGTCTATACAGAGACCCCATCcgagacaaccatctcaccaaATTTAAG GTCACAAATGTAGACGATGAGGGCAACGAGCTGGGCTCTGGGATCATGGAGCTCACCCAAACTGAGCTCATTCTTCACACACGTAAGAGGGACGCCATCCGGTGGCCATATCTCTGCCTGCGTCGCTACGGCTATGACTCCAACCTGTTTTCTTTTGAGAGCGGCCGCCGCTGTCAGACCGGGCAGG gaaTCTTTGCATTCAAGTGTTCTCGGGCAGAAGAGATCTTTAATCTGCTCCAGGAGCTGATGCAGTGCAACAGCATCAACGTGGTGGAAGAGTCGATGATGATGAGTCGGAGCGGTCACACACCAGAGATGGACATGTCTCGCACACCACAGACACCCAACA CTCCAGCATTTCCTATCCAGGCTTTTCCCAATGGATACCCTGGTTATCCAATCAGAGGAGATTCCTCTCAACCATCGATTGCTGATGATCATGGACATAGCCTCATGGGTTTGGAAGACCAG ACCCACACCTATGTAAATACTGTGAGCATGGAGGGGGATCTTTCCATGCGTCATTGTGTGCACTCTCTACCTGAGGTACGGCCTAGCACTTTTCCTGAAACAACACGGGGAGCCATGCCTGTAGGGGGCCAAGGAAATCCGCAGTCCAACCTACGGTGCTGTCCCCTCGAGGAGCATAAAGATCCTCAGGTGTTCCTACAGACGTCCTCGCAGGAGGTCAAATTCATGCTGGGTCCCACTCCAGCGCAACGGCATCtgctggagagagagagggagaggcacGGGCACAATCCTCACAACCTTCAGCCAGTAGAGGGCGCAGCAAGCTCAGAGACGGAAGGAGACGAGCCCTCTATGCACCTGTGCAACTCTCACTCCTACCACCATTTCCATCATCACATGCACCGGCACCTGGGCCATGAGCACCAGGAGGGCTGCCAGAGTGGCGAGCTCACGTACGAGAATATCAACGGCCTGCGAAGTGGCCGTAAGCAGCGTCTGAGTCCCAGCAGCGTGTCGCAATCCGTAGGTTcaagcagcagtagcagcaccGGGGACAGTCATTCTCACTCCCTCTTACACGGTCACGGGCCGACATCGCTACCCCCGCAGGGGTACTCCTGTGAGAGGGGCATGGGTGGAGCTCATCGTCGGACAGCTCTGCTTAACTACGAGAACTTACCCTCTCTGCCGCCGGTGTGGGAGTACAGCGCTCTCCAGCGGGATGATgagcaggaagaggaagacGATGACCAGGATGATGAGGAatatgaagaagaagaggaagatttTGATGAGTACGAATTCTCAGAAGGCCCCGGGACACCCAATGGTTACCATCAAGACGGCCGGGGCATACACAGAGACGCCCTGCAGAACTATGTCAACACAGAGCAGGTTCAGCCTCCCCGGCTTCGACACGCCTGCCCCCCGCATCCACGGCCGTGTCACCCAGACAGAGGGGGGCGAATATTTAGCTTTGATTTCCGCAGACGATCGAGGTCAGGGGTTGGAGGTTGTGAGCACAGCCACATGCCTCCTTCGCGGCAGCTGAATTACATCCAGGTGGACCTGGAAGGAGAGCCTCCCTGCCAAGCCCTCAGCAGCGGGGGTGCCCAGACCCAGCCACAGCACCAGCGCCTACCACCCAAAAAATGTGGTCCGCAGGCACCCCGGCGCAGCGAATGCTACGCAGTCATTGACCTAAAGAAGACCGCTGCCATGTCCAACCTGCAGAAAGCTCTGCCCAGGGATGATGGGACTTCCAGAAAGACTCGCCACAACAGCACAGACCTGCCTCTGTAA